In Flavobacteriaceae bacterium, the following proteins share a genomic window:
- a CDS encoding CBS domain-containing protein — protein MGIKSFQGARRKASNLSETIPLKVKDYMTTNLITFKPNQSIEDVIQSLIKNKISGGPVVNDNNELVGIISEGDCIKQLSESRYYNMPMDNLSIEKYMIKNVETIDGEMNIFDAASKFIEAKRRRFPIVLNGKLIGQISQKDVLKAAINLKGQNWK, from the coding sequence ATGGGTATTAAAAGTTTTCAAGGGGCAAGACGAAAAGCAAGTAATCTTTCAGAAACTATTCCTTTAAAAGTTAAAGATTATATGACTACTAATCTTATAACTTTTAAACCAAATCAATCTATTGAAGATGTTATACAATCACTTATTAAAAATAAGATCTCTGGAGGGCCTGTAGTAAATGACAACAATGAACTTGTTGGAATTATCTCTGAAGGGGATTGTATAAAACAATTAAGTGAAAGTCGATACTATAATATGCCTATGGATAATCTATCTATAGAAAAATATATGATAAAAAATGTTGAAACCATTGACGGTGAGATGAATATATTTGATGCAGCCAGCAAGTTTATCGAAGCAAAGCGTCGTCGTTTTCCTATCGTTTTAAATGGAAAATTAATTGGTCAGATTAGTCAAAAAGATGTTTTAAAAGCTGCCATAAATTTAAAAGGTCAGAACTGGAAATAA